In the Solibacillus sp. FSL K6-1523 genome, one interval contains:
- a CDS encoding TIGR00282 family metallophosphoesterase — MKVLFIGDIVGSIGRDAVEKYLPRLKRKYAIDVVIANGENAAAGRGITRAIYNDLLQMGVDVITMGNHTWDNKDIFDFIDDADYLIRPANFSKDAPGKGMTQVSKNGVTISVINLHGRVFLPPHEDPFAMAEELVAEARKTSPLVFVDFHAEATSEKIALGWHLDGRASVVVGTHTHVQTADNRIYPGGTAYITDVGMTGPYDEILGMGKENVLYKFQTNMPVRYEVPKKGREVLSAFFVELDDKTGKAVRHERVYINEDNPFQP; from the coding sequence ATGAAGGTTTTATTTATCGGCGATATCGTCGGTTCGATAGGTCGTGACGCAGTAGAAAAATATTTGCCGCGTTTAAAGAGAAAGTATGCAATAGATGTTGTTATTGCAAATGGTGAAAATGCTGCGGCAGGTCGCGGTATTACACGTGCCATTTATAATGATTTATTACAAATGGGTGTGGATGTTATTACGATGGGTAACCATACGTGGGACAACAAAGACATTTTTGATTTTATCGATGATGCGGACTACTTAATTCGTCCAGCGAACTTCTCAAAAGATGCGCCAGGTAAAGGGATGACACAAGTATCGAAAAATGGCGTCACAATTTCAGTTATTAATCTTCATGGTCGCGTTTTCTTACCACCTCATGAAGATCCGTTTGCGATGGCAGAAGAGTTAGTTGCGGAAGCACGCAAAACATCTCCATTAGTATTTGTCGATTTTCATGCGGAGGCAACGAGTGAAAAGATTGCACTAGGCTGGCATTTAGATGGGCGTGCATCCGTTGTAGTAGGTACGCATACGCATGTACAAACAGCAGACAATCGTATTTACCCAGGAGGTACTGCTTATATTACCGATGTTGGTATGACGGGCCCGTACGATGAAATTTTAGGTATGGGGAAAGAAAATGTCCTGTATAAATTCCAAACGAACATGCCCGTACGTTATGAAGTACCGAAAAAAGGCCGTGAAGTATTAAGCGCATTTTTTGTCGAGTTAGATGATAAAACAGGAAAAGCTGTACGTCACGAACGTGTATATATTAATGAAGACAATCCGTTTCAGCCATAA
- a CDS encoding PHP domain-containing protein produces MKKRFEVHTHTAYSHDSLLNKWLYLFMLKRRGIDVVAITDHNEIAGALRYRKFLEKYNIAVVIGEEIFTEKGEVIGLFLQEKIEPGLPVRETMLQIRRQGGLVYIPHPYDEQRYQTVLPEIEISKNIDLIDLIEIHNGRNSESYFSEKQFLIAKKYPKLQRLVGSDAHTFFELGRNYNLIPNFRNAEQFMRSVPSVVHVKQPCIPQAYKVTKWVTAIKKLRQGHFTEVRMMLFGKVKQGKQRIE; encoded by the coding sequence ATGAAAAAAAGATTTGAAGTACACACACATACTGCATATTCACATGATAGTTTGTTAAATAAATGGTTGTATTTATTTATGTTAAAACGTAGAGGGATCGATGTCGTAGCGATTACAGATCATAATGAAATTGCTGGGGCATTACGATATCGTAAATTTTTAGAGAAATATAATATAGCGGTCGTTATTGGAGAAGAAATTTTTACAGAAAAAGGCGAGGTTATTGGACTGTTTCTTCAGGAAAAAATTGAGCCAGGATTACCGGTGAGAGAAACGATGTTACAAATTAGACGGCAGGGTGGACTTGTGTATATTCCACATCCATATGATGAACAAAGATATCAAACAGTATTACCAGAAATTGAAATTAGCAAAAATATCGATTTAATCGATCTTATTGAAATTCATAATGGGAGAAATAGCGAAAGTTACTTTTCAGAAAAACAATTTTTAATAGCTAAAAAATATCCAAAATTGCAGCGGCTAGTTGGAAGTGATGCACATACTTTTTTTGAGCTAGGTCGAAATTATAATTTGATTCCTAACTTTCGAAATGCCGAACAATTCATGCGGAGTGTCCCATCTGTTGTGCATGTGAAGCAGCCGTGTATACCACAGGCATATAAGGTGACGAAATGGGTGACAGCTATTAAAAAATTGAGGCAGGGACATTTTACTGAAGTGAGAATGATGCTTTTTGGAAAAGTGAAGCAAGGTAAACAGAGGATTGAGTAA
- the galE gene encoding UDP-glucose 4-epimerase GalE, with translation MNVLVTGGAGYIGIHTCVALLEKGHTVIVADNFCNSTVDSVNKAMEITSKEIVFYHIDVTDEQALESIFSQHKIDGVIHFAGLKAVGESIMLPLTYYFNNIVSTMLLAKVCLKHQVNRFIFSSSATVYGEQKVPFIETLEPLPTTNPYGETKAMSERILTDIAKANPTFSVSLLRYFNPIGAHPSGLIGEAPNGIPNNLMPYITQVASGKREKLSVFGNDFFTVDGTGVRDYIHVMDLAEGHVAALDNLTAGVHIYNLGTGQGTSVLQLIQAFEEANRLEIPYEIVNRRPGDISSSYANVSKAKRELSWTAKHDITAMCRDAWRFENNREQIKIR, from the coding sequence ATGAATGTCCTAGTTACTGGTGGTGCAGGTTATATAGGCATCCACACATGTGTTGCTTTATTGGAAAAAGGGCACACCGTTATTGTTGCTGATAATTTTTGCAATAGTACGGTAGATAGCGTAAATAAGGCAATGGAAATTACAAGTAAGGAAATTGTTTTTTACCATATCGATGTGACGGATGAGCAGGCGCTAGAATCTATTTTTTCACAACATAAAATAGATGGTGTCATTCATTTTGCAGGTTTAAAAGCAGTGGGCGAATCTATAATGCTCCCTTTAACTTATTATTTTAATAATATTGTCAGCACAATGTTACTTGCGAAAGTTTGTCTAAAACATCAAGTGAATCGATTTATATTTAGTTCATCTGCAACCGTTTATGGAGAACAAAAGGTACCCTTTATAGAAACTTTGGAACCCTTACCTACAACCAATCCATATGGAGAAACAAAAGCAATGAGTGAACGTATTTTAACAGATATTGCAAAAGCGAATCCCACTTTCTCAGTATCCTTACTTAGATATTTCAATCCAATTGGAGCCCACCCAAGTGGACTGATTGGTGAGGCACCAAATGGAATTCCAAATAATTTAATGCCGTATATCACTCAAGTAGCAAGCGGAAAACGAGAAAAATTGAGTGTTTTTGGCAATGACTTTTTTACCGTTGATGGCACCGGTGTTCGTGATTATATTCATGTAATGGATTTAGCAGAAGGGCATGTTGCCGCACTAGATAACCTTACAGCAGGTGTTCATATTTATAATTTAGGAACAGGGCAAGGCACGAGTGTTTTACAATTGATTCAAGCATTTGAAGAAGCAAATAGGCTTGAAATCCCTTATGAAATTGTTAATAGGAGACCAGGTGACATTTCTAGCAGCTACGCGAATGTATCAAAAGCGAAACGCGAATTAAGTTGGACAGCAAAACACGATATTACCGCGATGTGCAGAGACGCGTGGCGATTTGAAAACAATAGAGAACAAATAAAGATACGATAG
- a CDS encoding WecB/TagA/CpsF family glycosyltransferase translates to MHQTNVNNKIQYNSHIDKSEIPTCEIIGVHIAAINMKWLMEFLANNLRGTLENILAGQYICVCNVHATVMANEDSEYRRIQNESLMSIPDGGPLSTIGRRRGHKNMERTTGPDLMEEVFKQSVENEYKHYFYGSTEDTLKKMNHILQRNYPGIQIVGMYSPPFSLLEPKKEEEIIKEINRTNPDFIWVGLGAPKQERWMASQQGKVNGLMIGVGAGFDYVATNIKRAPIWMQKYNMEWFYRLIQEPKRLFKRYVVTNIKFIYYVILDSFSKG, encoded by the coding sequence ATGCATCAAACGAATGTAAACAATAAAATTCAATATAATTCTCACATAGATAAAAGTGAAATTCCTACATGTGAAATTATTGGCGTTCATATTGCGGCGATTAATATGAAATGGTTAATGGAATTTTTGGCTAATAATTTGCGGGGGACGTTGGAAAATATTTTAGCTGGCCAATATATATGTGTTTGTAACGTTCATGCTACAGTGATGGCTAATGAAGATTCAGAATATAGGAGAATTCAAAATGAGAGCTTAATGTCCATTCCTGATGGAGGGCCCTTGTCCACGATTGGTAGAAGACGAGGACATAAAAATATGGAAAGAACGACTGGACCAGACCTGATGGAGGAAGTATTTAAACAGAGCGTTGAAAATGAATATAAACACTACTTTTATGGATCTACGGAAGATACATTAAAAAAAATGAACCACATTCTACAAAGGAACTACCCTGGAATTCAAATAGTAGGGATGTACAGTCCCCCATTTAGCTTACTTGAACCTAAAAAAGAGGAAGAAATAATTAAAGAAATAAATCGTACGAATCCTGATTTTATTTGGGTTGGACTTGGAGCGCCGAAACAAGAAAGATGGATGGCATCACAACAAGGGAAAGTGAATGGATTGATGATTGGGGTAGGGGCCGGTTTTGATTATGTTGCTACAAACATTAAGAGGGCTCCTATTTGGATGCAAAAATATAATATGGAGTGGTTTTATCGGTTGATACAAGAACCGAAAAGGCTTTTCAAGAGATATGTAGTTACGAACATTAAGTTTATCTATTACGTAATATTAGATAGTTTTAGTAAGGGTTGA
- the galU gene encoding UTP--glucose-1-phosphate uridylyltransferase GalU gives MKKIKKAIIPAAGMGTRFLPATKAMPKEMLPIIDRPTIEYIVEEAILSGIEDIIIVTGKGKRAIEDHFDRNFELEQNLKDKGKFDLLEKVNKSSNINIHYIRQKEPKGLGHAIWCARKFIGNEPFAVLLGDDIVQADIPCTKQLMDQYELTNSSIIGVQQVAYEDTNRYGIIDPIKNEDGMYRVRKFVEKPEQGTAPSDLAIMGRYVLMPEIFDLLEKQEVGACGEIQLTDAIQKLNEIQSVYAYNFKGKRYDIGEQLGFIRTTIEFALRNNEHGPDILKMLEKIILDNRELKQKTATTIARTAKKDTIVVTEYNVPVGTKD, from the coding sequence TTGAAAAAAATAAAAAAGGCAATTATTCCTGCAGCGGGCATGGGGACGCGGTTTTTACCAGCAACAAAAGCGATGCCTAAAGAAATGTTGCCAATTATTGATCGACCTACAATTGAGTATATTGTAGAAGAAGCAATCTTATCTGGTATTGAAGATATTATTATCGTAACAGGAAAAGGTAAAAGAGCTATTGAAGATCACTTCGATCGGAATTTTGAGTTGGAACAAAATCTAAAAGATAAAGGGAAGTTCGACCTTTTAGAAAAAGTGAATAAATCTTCAAATATTAACATTCACTATATCCGTCAAAAAGAGCCTAAAGGATTAGGGCATGCAATATGGTGTGCACGGAAATTTATAGGGAATGAGCCGTTTGCTGTCCTATTAGGGGACGATATTGTCCAAGCAGATATTCCATGTACAAAACAATTAATGGATCAGTATGAATTAACGAATAGTTCAATCATAGGTGTACAGCAAGTAGCATATGAAGATACAAACCGCTATGGCATTATCGACCCCATTAAAAATGAAGATGGCATGTATCGAGTTCGAAAATTTGTTGAAAAACCAGAACAAGGAACGGCACCATCAGATTTAGCGATCATGGGGCGCTATGTGTTAATGCCAGAAATATTTGATTTACTAGAAAAACAAGAGGTGGGTGCTTGTGGTGAAATCCAATTGACAGACGCGATTCAAAAGTTAAACGAAATCCAATCTGTATATGCATATAACTTCAAAGGGAAACGGTATGATATCGGGGAACAGCTTGGGTTTATTCGTACAACAATTGAGTTTGCACTAAGAAATAATGAGCATGGTCCAGATATATTAAAAATGCTCGAGAAGATTATACTTGATAATAGGGAATTGAAACAAAAAACAGCCACAACAATTGCACGAACGGCGAAGAAAGATACGATTGTTGTGACCGAATATAACGTACCAGTTGGCACGAAAGATTGA
- a CDS encoding tyrosine-protein phosphatase has product MVDTHSHLLWNVDDGPKNKEQALRVVEQVLKAGITDIIATSHFMHPQFHVDVATTTKGIQQLQEELKKNQLPLKIHTGHEVRLHDKLLSYYSMQQIFTLANSSYLLIELPSYSVPHFTIKIIQLLLEKGIIPIIAHPERNKVFQENPTKLEQLVHAGATTQLTAGSLTGQFGRTVQKFALNLVRANLVHTYGSDVHNDSTRPFLFNEGLFYLEKKKEGEAVDLLLENNSRILKNEPFIYYEPEKIESTKWWKII; this is encoded by the coding sequence ATGGTCGATACACATAGTCATTTGTTGTGGAATGTTGATGATGGTCCAAAAAATAAGGAACAAGCTTTACGCGTTGTCGAACAAGTTTTAAAAGCAGGAATAACAGATATTATTGCTACATCACATTTTATGCATCCACAGTTTCATGTTGATGTAGCCACTACTACAAAGGGCATCCAGCAATTACAAGAGGAGCTAAAAAAAAATCAGCTACCGCTGAAGATTCATACCGGACATGAAGTACGATTACATGATAAATTACTTTCCTATTATTCGATGCAGCAAATTTTTACATTAGCTAATTCCAGTTATCTTCTAATTGAACTTCCATCCTATAGCGTGCCACATTTCACAATAAAAATCATTCAACTATTACTAGAGAAGGGGATTATCCCGATCATTGCTCACCCTGAGCGTAATAAAGTATTCCAGGAAAATCCGACAAAATTAGAACAACTTGTCCATGCAGGTGCTACAACACAGCTTACTGCGGGCAGTTTAACTGGACAATTTGGAAGGACCGTACAAAAATTTGCATTAAATTTAGTAAGAGCAAACTTAGTGCATACGTATGGTTCGGATGTTCATAATGATTCGACGCGCCCATTTTTATTTAATGAGGGGCTCTTTTATTTAGAAAAGAAAAAGGAAGGGGAAGCAGTAGATCTTCTACTTGAAAATAATAGTAGAATCCTGAAAAACGAACCGTTTATTTATTATGAACCAGAAAAAATAGAATCTACGAAATGGTGGAAAATCATCTAA
- the fcl gene encoding GDP-L-fucose synthase gives MELTAKIYVAGHRGLVGSALVRKLQEKGYTNLVYRTSEKVDLRNSDHVLAFFEEEKPEYVFLAAAKVGGIVANNAYPANFIRDNLLIQMNVIDAAYQYGVKKLLFLGSTCIYPKFAPQPINEACLMTGSLEPTNEAYAIAKIAGIKMCEAYNKQYGTNYISVMPTNLYGPNDNFDLETSHVLPALMSKFHAAKVTNQRTVEVWGTGTPRREFLHSEDLADALIYLMQSYDENQLINVGVGKDISIQALAEKIKEVVGFEGQIEFNTTKPDGTPRKLVDVTKINELGWQASISLDEGLKKVYDWFLNHVENTVNVRN, from the coding sequence ATGGAATTGACTGCAAAAATTTATGTAGCGGGGCATAGAGGATTAGTTGGATCAGCGCTTGTTCGGAAACTACAAGAAAAAGGTTATACGAATCTAGTCTATCGAACAAGTGAAAAGGTGGATTTGAGGAATAGCGATCATGTGTTAGCCTTCTTTGAAGAGGAAAAGCCAGAGTATGTCTTTCTTGCTGCTGCAAAAGTAGGAGGAATCGTTGCGAATAATGCGTATCCTGCTAACTTCATTCGAGATAATTTACTTATTCAAATGAATGTAATCGACGCAGCGTATCAATATGGCGTAAAAAAATTACTGTTTCTTGGCAGTACTTGCATCTATCCGAAATTTGCACCACAGCCCATTAATGAAGCGTGTTTAATGACGGGGAGTTTAGAGCCGACGAACGAGGCGTATGCCATTGCCAAAATTGCGGGCATCAAAATGTGTGAAGCGTATAACAAACAGTATGGAACAAACTATATTTCTGTTATGCCAACGAATTTATATGGGCCGAATGATAATTTTGATTTGGAGACATCTCATGTTCTGCCTGCTTTAATGAGTAAGTTCCATGCAGCCAAAGTCACTAACCAACGTACTGTTGAAGTTTGGGGAACCGGTACGCCACGAAGGGAATTTCTACATTCCGAAGATTTGGCCGATGCATTAATCTACTTAATGCAATCTTATGATGAAAATCAATTAATCAACGTCGGTGTTGGAAAAGATATATCGATTCAAGCATTAGCTGAAAAAATTAAAGAAGTAGTAGGGTTTGAAGGACAGATTGAATTTAATACAACGAAGCCAGATGGAACGCCACGAAAATTAGTAGATGTTACAAAAATAAATGAGCTTGGCTGGCAAGCATCGATTTCATTAGATGAAGGGTTAAAAAAAGTATACGATTGGTTTTTAAATCATGTAGAAAATACAGTAAATGTCCGGAATTAG
- a CDS encoding glucose-6-phosphate isomerase, protein MVNRLLANMSLDESLIGIHVNWSMYFPTVALIHRHLENVPEQLNGWVDDPLQQSPKLIQAINETAHEIQLNADVLVVVGIGGSYLGAKAVQDALTPYFGLQENGVEVLYVGHNLSGTYMKQLINHLHNKEVYMNVISKSGETMETMLAFRVLRNYMKNRYGNTHNNRIIVTTESNNGSLKKIADQNQYRTFAIPSNIGGRYSVLTPAGLLPIATAGIDINQLLEGAKDAAIHFKEEQVERNMAYRYAVIRYELYKKGYQMELLACFEPSLAKLQQWWQQLFAESEGKEQKGLFPSSVCYSSDLHSMGQFIQDGSPILFETLLHFNEVDMDYFLPIEERDEDALNYLTDKSFNEINTVAKEGVTAAHADAGVPIIQIQLKKLDAYHFGFLLYFFMKACAMSAYLLKVNPFDQPGVEQYKIKTLELLINSVIYKN, encoded by the coding sequence ATGGTCAATAGATTACTTGCAAATATGAGTTTAGATGAATCATTAATTGGTATACATGTGAACTGGTCTATGTATTTTCCGACAGTCGCACTTATACACAGGCATTTAGAAAATGTTCCGGAGCAATTGAATGGCTGGGTAGATGATCCGTTACAGCAAAGCCCGAAACTGATTCAAGCTATTAATGAAACCGCACACGAAATCCAATTAAATGCGGATGTATTAGTGGTAGTTGGTATAGGTGGCTCTTATTTAGGGGCAAAGGCGGTACAAGATGCTTTAACACCGTATTTTGGACTGCAAGAAAATGGTGTAGAAGTGCTCTATGTTGGTCACAATTTGAGTGGCACGTATATGAAGCAACTTATCAATCATCTGCATAATAAAGAAGTTTATATGAATGTTATTTCAAAGTCTGGTGAAACGATGGAAACGATGCTAGCTTTTCGCGTACTTCGAAACTATATGAAAAATCGATATGGCAATACGCACAACAATCGAATCATCGTCACAACAGAATCAAATAATGGGTCTTTGAAGAAAATTGCTGACCAAAACCAATATCGAACATTTGCAATCCCATCCAATATTGGTGGACGTTATTCCGTATTAACACCAGCAGGGTTACTTCCGATTGCTACGGCAGGAATTGATATTAATCAGTTATTAGAAGGGGCAAAAGATGCAGCTATTCACTTTAAGGAAGAGCAAGTGGAGCGCAATATGGCTTACCGTTATGCTGTTATTCGCTATGAGCTGTATAAAAAAGGATATCAAATGGAATTACTCGCATGTTTTGAACCTTCTTTAGCAAAGTTGCAGCAGTGGTGGCAGCAACTATTTGCTGAAAGTGAGGGCAAGGAGCAAAAAGGGCTATTTCCTAGTTCTGTTTGTTATTCTTCCGATTTGCATTCAATGGGTCAGTTTATTCAAGATGGGAGTCCGATATTATTCGAAACGTTGCTTCATTTTAATGAAGTTGATATGGATTATTTCTTGCCAATTGAAGAACGCGATGAAGATGCGCTCAATTATTTAACAGATAAAAGTTTTAATGAAATTAATACAGTTGCAAAAGAAGGGGTGACTGCTGCTCATGCAGATGCAGGTGTCCCGATTATTCAAATTCAGCTAAAAAAGCTCGACGCATATCATTTCGGTTTTCTGTTGTATTTTTTTATGAAGGCATGCGCAATGAGTGCCTATTTATTAAAGGTAAATCCATTTGATCAACCAGGAGTAGAGCAATACAAAATAAAAACGCTCGAATTGCTCATTAACAGCGTCATATACAAAAATTAA
- the gmd gene encoding GDP-mannose 4,6-dehydratase, which translates to MKKALITGVTGQDGSFLAEFLLEKGYEVHGIIRRSSSYNQERLEGLLSEHSKVFVNHKNFHLHYGDVTDALNITQLIGAIQPDEIYNLAAQSHVHVSFEMPSYTLDVDAKGTLNILEATRILDLTEKTRIYQASTSELFGEVQEVPQKETTPFYPRSPYGVAKIYGYWITKNYRESYNMFAVNGILFNHESERRGETFVTRKITLAAARITQGKQKTLQLGNLNSLRDWGYAKDYVECMWLILQHDQPEDFVIATGEMHSVREFVELAFKHVGIELEWDGKGIEEKGINKSTGEVVVEVDPKYFRPAEVHQLLGDPTKARTLLGWNPTKTSFEKLVEIMVRHDVEKVSNEWRLFEMFD; encoded by the coding sequence ATGAAAAAGGCTTTGATCACAGGTGTAACCGGGCAAGATGGTTCTTTTTTAGCAGAGTTTTTGTTAGAAAAAGGCTATGAAGTACACGGGATTATTCGTCGTAGTTCTTCTTACAATCAAGAAAGATTAGAAGGTCTTTTATCTGAACACTCAAAAGTATTCGTAAATCACAAGAACTTTCATCTTCACTACGGTGACGTGACAGATGCCTTGAATATTACTCAGCTAATTGGTGCAATCCAACCGGATGAAATTTATAATTTAGCCGCTCAATCACATGTCCACGTTTCGTTTGAGATGCCAAGTTATACATTGGATGTCGATGCGAAAGGAACATTAAATATTTTAGAAGCGACGCGTATTCTTGATCTAACTGAAAAAACGAGAATTTATCAAGCGTCCACTTCTGAATTGTTTGGGGAAGTTCAAGAAGTACCACAAAAAGAGACAACCCCATTTTATCCACGCTCTCCATATGGGGTTGCTAAAATTTATGGCTACTGGATCACGAAAAACTATCGTGAATCATATAACATGTTTGCAGTGAATGGCATATTGTTTAACCATGAATCTGAACGACGTGGTGAAACGTTTGTGACAAGAAAAATAACGTTAGCAGCTGCACGAATTACACAAGGAAAACAAAAAACATTACAATTGGGGAATTTAAACTCTTTGCGTGATTGGGGCTATGCGAAAGACTATGTAGAATGTATGTGGTTAATTTTGCAGCACGATCAACCAGAAGACTTTGTTATCGCAACAGGTGAAATGCATAGTGTCCGAGAGTTTGTCGAACTGGCATTTAAACATGTCGGGATCGAATTGGAATGGGATGGAAAAGGCATTGAGGAAAAAGGAATCAATAAATCTACAGGTGAAGTCGTAGTAGAAGTGGATCCGAAATATTTCCGCCCAGCAGAAGTGCACCAATTATTAGGGGATCCTACAAAAGCGCGGACGTTATTAGGCTGGAATCCGACGAAAACGTCATTTGAGAAATTGGTAGAAATAATGGTTCGTCATGATGTAGAAAAAGTGTCAAATGAATGGCGCTTATTCGAGATGTTTGATTAG
- a CDS encoding sugar transferase, with protein MTSKEPSNREKSTVFSIENPNQKVLINNRKGYLISKRVTDVICSLLSLIVLTPIFFIIVLLIRIEDRNCPAIFKQIRIGQDGKPFYMYKFRSMVTNAETLKVYLLHQNEATGPVFKMKDDPRVTKVGRFLRKTSLDELPQLLNVLKGEMSLVGPRPPLQEEVKQYTSYERQRLNVTPGLTCYWQVSGRSNLGFEQWMDLDMKYIRERNYLVDSKLIIKTIFVLFGSKDAY; from the coding sequence ATTACTTCGAAAGAACCGTCAAATAGAGAAAAGTCTACAGTGTTTTCAATAGAAAATCCGAATCAAAAAGTGCTAATAAACAATAGAAAAGGTTATTTAATTAGCAAACGCGTAACGGATGTTATTTGTTCTTTACTTAGTCTTATTGTATTAACACCTATTTTTTTTATTATTGTCCTTCTGATTAGAATAGAAGATCGTAATTGTCCGGCGATATTCAAACAAATTCGTATTGGTCAAGATGGTAAACCATTTTATATGTATAAATTTCGTTCGATGGTAACGAATGCAGAGACATTAAAAGTTTATTTATTACATCAAAATGAAGCAACAGGTCCAGTTTTTAAAATGAAGGATGACCCAAGAGTTACAAAAGTTGGGCGATTTTTACGGAAAACAAGTTTGGATGAATTACCGCAACTGTTGAATGTATTAAAAGGCGAAATGAGTTTAGTCGGTCCAAGGCCACCCCTACAAGAAGAAGTGAAGCAATATACAAGTTATGAAAGACAACGATTAAATGTTACGCCAGGACTTACGTGTTATTGGCAAGTTAGTGGACGCAGTAATTTAGGTTTTGAACAATGGATGGATTTGGACATGAAATATATTCGTGAAAGAAACTATTTAGTAGATAGTAAGCTCATTATAAAGACAATCTTTGTGTTATTCGGTTCAAAAGATGCGTATTAA
- a CDS encoding LCP family glycopolymer transferase, whose product MKRIYKIVVILIFVTIGAVASVFFTIYHDIKTTANEMYIPVIAELPASREVVVDVDLGDPFSALILGVDERQGDSGRSDTMIVLTVNPSLETTKLLSIPRDTYSEIIGKNMQDKINHAYAFGGIEMSVKSVEHLLDIPIDYVAKINMESFVELIDIVGDISVENKLDFEYEGQHFQKGLLQLDGESALKYVRMRYDDPEGDFGRQNRQKQIIQGVMQNSLHVNTILNYKSILKTMENNVETNVMLDEMLAMRKNYSTSFKNIEQLYLINGTGKKMNGIYYYLVNDTELKLLQETLKKHLALD is encoded by the coding sequence ATGAAAAGAATATATAAAATTGTAGTAATACTAATATTCGTTACGATTGGCGCAGTTGCTTCCGTATTTTTTACAATCTATCATGACATTAAAACGACCGCAAATGAAATGTATATCCCAGTCATTGCTGAGTTACCCGCATCTAGGGAAGTAGTAGTGGATGTAGATTTAGGCGACCCTTTTTCAGCACTTATTTTAGGCGTGGATGAACGACAAGGGGACTCGGGACGTTCTGACACCATGATTGTTTTAACGGTGAATCCATCATTAGAAACGACAAAACTATTAAGTATTCCGCGTGATACGTATTCGGAAATTATCGGGAAAAACATGCAAGACAAAATTAATCATGCATACGCCTTTGGTGGGATTGAAATGTCAGTGAAAAGCGTGGAACATTTATTAGATATCCCGATTGACTACGTCGCAAAAATCAATATGGAAAGCTTTGTTGAGCTGATTGATATTGTGGGAGATATTTCGGTTGAAAATAAATTAGACTTTGAATACGAAGGGCAACATTTTCAAAAAGGTCTATTACAACTTGATGGTGAAAGTGCATTAAAATATGTTCGCATGCGTTACGATGATCCAGAAGGAGATTTTGGAAGACAAAATCGGCAAAAACAAATTATTCAAGGAGTCATGCAAAATAGTTTGCATGTCAATACCATTTTGAATTATAAATCGATATTAAAAACAATGGAAAACAATGTTGAAACAAATGTAATGCTAGATGAGATGCTAGCGATGCGTAAAAATTATTCGACTAGCTTTAAGAACATTGAGCAACTTTATTTAATAAATGGTACAGGAAAAAAGATGAACGGCATTTATTATTATTTAGTAAATGATACAGAACTCAAATTATTACAAGAGACATTAAAAAAACATTTAGCACTCGATTAA